The following are encoded together in the Plasmodium reichenowi strain SY57 chromosome 3, whole genome shotgun sequence genome:
- a CDS encoding pre-mRNA-processing factor 19, putative, which translates to MSIICTISGQTPEEPVISKTGYIFEKRLIEKHIINYGICPVSGEVLTLEDLYPIKNEKIVKPRPITASSIPGLLSIFQTEWDSIISEMFSLRTHVNDIRNELSHSLYQYDAATRVIAKLLKEKNSYKEEIENLKKQIFELKSSNDLDIYEIGLNEELLEKMQNVAKDLLINRKKRKIDNVCSVEQWKDFKNTNEFNIHSSTIPGVTCITLDVNKYKYNYYDNHMKHNFFSGGNDGNVYYVSLNDNKILSKLQGHLKKVNSIISHPSNFICITASNDKTIRIWKGDDNNAHHNDNRDSDNDSDNNNDNDGSHLSNNQYIYDNYQFVSAHVITKHKDHVTSLALHPLENYFISSSKDSMWILHDLETAKTIKTSKDNPSSFKHLAIHPDGMMFGIAAQDSNIHIYDIKSQEYKATLNGHTKSLNCLSFSENGYYLASSSKDNTVKLWDLRKAQSFQTITLNETPNFISFDYSGKYLSIAVENDVQIYNFETKNQANLIKTLSSHTDTVTQTCFGSTTSYILSSSMDKTIKLWN; encoded by the coding sequence atgtCAATAATATGCACCATAAGTGGCCAGACACCTGAAGAGCCTGTTATAAGTAAAACGggatatatttttgagAAAAGATTAATTGAGAAACACATAATTAATTATGGTATATGTCCAGTAAGTGGTGAAGTTTTAACACTAGAAGATTTATATccaataaaaaatgaaaagataGTTAAACCTAGACCTATTACGGCTAGTAGTATTCCTGGATTATTATCCATTTTTCAAACCGAATGGGATTCGATTATATCAGAAATGTTTAGCCTAAGAACACATGTGAATGATATACGTAATGAATTAAGCCATAGCTTATATCAATATGATGCTGCTACGAGAGTTATAGctaaattattaaaagaaaaaaatagttataaagaagaaatagaaaatttaaaaaaacaaattttCGAATTAAAAAGTAGTAATGATCTCGATATTTATGAAATAGGAttaaatgaagaattattagaaaaaatGCAAAATGTTGCAAAagatttattaattaatagaaaaaaaagaaaaatagATAATGTATGTTCGGTTGAACAATGGAAAGATTTCAAAAATACTAATGAATTTAATATTCACTCATCAACCATACCAGGAGTTACATGTATTACATTAGatgttaataaatataaatataattattatgataatcATATGAAACATAATTTCTTCTCAGGAGGTAATGATGGAAATGTTTATTATGTTTCACTAAACGATAATAAAATCTTATCAAAATTACAAGgacatttaaaaaaagtaaacTCAATTATTTCACACCCCTCcaattttatatgtataacaGCATCTAACGATAAAACTATAAGAATATGGAAAGGTGACGACAATAATGCACATCATAATGATAATCGTGACAGTGACAATGAtagtgataataataacgaTAATGATGGTAGTCATCTTAGTAataatcaatatatatatgataacTACCAATTTGTCTCTGCGCATGTTATAACCAAACATAAAGATCATGTTACTTCATTAGCTTTACATCCTTTggaaaattattttattagCTCTTCCAAAGACAGTATGTGGATTCTACATGATCTAGAAACTGCCAAAACTATAAAAACGTCAAAAGATAATCCAAGCTCTTTTAAACATCTAGCCATACACCCAGATGGTATGATGTTTGGTATAGCAGCACAAGATTCTAATATACATATCTATGATATTAAAAGTCAAGAATATAAAGCAACATTAAATGGACATACGAAATCTTTAAATTGTTTATCTTTTAGTGAAAACGGTTATTATTTAGCATCATCTTCAAAAGACAACACAGTCAAATTGTGGGACTTGAGAAAAGCTCAAAGCTTTCAAACTATAACGTTAAATGAAACACccaattttatttcttttgaTTATTCAGGAAAGTATCTATCCATAGCTGTAGAAAATGAtgtacaaatatataattttgaaaCCAAAAATCAAGCCAATctaataaaaacattatCATCCCATACAGATACGGTTACGCAAACATGCTTTGGTAGTACGACCTCATATATATTGTCAAGTTCAATGGATAAAACTATAAAACTTTGGAATTAA
- a CDS encoding hypothetical protein (conserved Plasmodium protein, unknown function), with protein MKMIMKIYYIFLLLVFILIERCVDNDVINKTQENYLDHRDFEKDMDELDLSGLEYDIENVEEIAQKDSYNYVTQIYVYIRIDEEYKKYINHLELMRLGQRFMTILQNAMINVQLKKTGTGIFTCFYENKSITDDLATYFLIQKEVDFIEVGFDKRYPEGRHAPITDSDMRVFIKNEEL; from the exons atgaaaatgattatgaaaatatattacatatttctattattagtatttatattaatagaaCGTTGTGTAGACAATGatgtaataaataagacacaagaaaattatttagATCATAGAGACTTCGAAAAAGATATGGATGAGCTCGATTTGAGTGGCTTAGAATATGATATTGAAA ATGTTGAGGAGATAGCTCAAAAAGACTCGTACAATTATGTAacacaaatatatgtatatataaggATAGATGAGGAATAT aaaaaatatataaatcatttaGAACTTATGAGACTAGGACAAAGGTTCATGACAATATTACAGAATGCTATGATTAATGTTCAGCTCAAAAAAACGGGGACTGGAATTTTTACATGTTTTTATGAGAATAAAT CTATAACGGATGATTTGGCAACATATTTTCTAATACAAAAAGAAGTAGATTTTATTGAAGTAGGTTTTGATAAGAGATATCCAg AAGGAAGACATGCACCCATAACGGATAGTGACATGAGGGTgttcataaaaaatgaGGAGCTATGA
- a CDS encoding hypothetical protein (conserved Plasmodium protein, unknown function), with product MKGSTKIPLMKKMNPHVLTKNNLIASKNRNTKNDQNYLNPSEYSEQARNNDNTICESVYENACSPDNETFDFVNENFNDDSNEDMFPYESYMNKEKNYKNKQMLESQELIFQNEMLRNVFNSSQKIKEMQRELFNVDTKNFIPVVYPVENKKGAYSIPRDYLKKIDTVETIDMVHNNDKAHCAVKNKKCPNDNSAYVQNNEKNNNSYDKYEGKITIKKDNTQQYNIKSNKNKESILKPKLDSHASRIGEIKVNIDDIKTGLLSYYSNVFSLDEYDIEDRINILRYGEKTKNTSDLNNIKYSYEINDIPIKPSYFHDNSKLHNSSYTSYEKKYIPNDYYYKDNEIGNYDHLKGSKSIDTYNNQDIKNSLYENMSKSVNKYDHYGQIAELLTSLKNKCDDANFKVQDLSSRFCKYENPDNRFWVHNLVPEHLRKPALYKDDDLRKHLVVTYSQLFNEAMLNKKKIQALEKKLHILKLRVKCFKNGYKMETRNAL from the exons ATGAAAGGTAGCACGAAAATTCCACtcatgaaaaaaatgaaccCTCATGTATTAACAAAGAATAACTTAATAGCTAGTAAAAATAGGAATACTAAAAATGATCAAAATTACCTGAATCCTTCAGAATATTCTGAACAGGCAAgaaataatgataatacaATTTGTGAAAGTGTATATGAAAATGCATGTTCTCCTGACAATGAAACATTTGATTTTGTTAATGAAAACTTTAATGATGATTCAAATGAGGATATGTTTCCTTACGAAtcatatatgaataaagaaaaaaattataaaaataagcAAATGCTAGAAAGTCAGGAATTAATATTTCAGAATGAAATGTTAAGAAATGTATTTAACAGTTCtcaaaaaattaaagaaatgCAAAGGGAATTATTTAATGTTGatacaaaaaattttatCCCAGTAGTATATCCTGTGGAAAATAAGAAGGGCGCTTATTCTATACCTCGagattatttaaaaaagattGATACAGTCGAAACGATCGACATGGttcataataatgataaagCACATTGTGCAGTgaaaaataagaaatgTCCAAATGATAATAGTGCTTATgtacaaaataatgaaaaaaataataattcatatgataaatatgaaGGTAAGATAACCataaaaaaggataatacacaacaatataatataaaaagtaataaaaataaagaatcAATTTTAAAACCTAAATTGGATTCACATGCATCAAGAATAGGAGAAATAAAAGTTAACAttgatgatataaaaacGGGGCTGTTATCTTATTATTCAAATGTATTTTCATTAGATGAATATGATATAGAGGATAggataaatattttaagatatggtgaaaaaacaaaaaatacatctgatttgaataatataaaatattcttatGAGATAAATGATATACCTATAAAACCATCATATTTTCATGACAACAGTAAATTACATAATTCTTCTTATACAtcttatgaaaaaaaatatataccCAATGATTATTACTATAAGGATAATGAAATAGGAAATTATGATCATTTAAAAGGTAGCAAATCAATAGATACCTATAATAATCaagatattaaaaattctttatatGAAAACATGAGTAAATCTGTAAACAAATATGATCATTATGGACAAATTGCAGAACTTTTAACTAGcttgaaaaataaatgtgaTGATGCCAATTTTAAAGTTCAAGATTTGTCTTCGAGGTTTTGTAAGTACGAAAACCCCGACAACCGTTTTTGGGTTCACAATCTCGTACCGGAg CATTTAAGAAAACCAGCCTTATATAAAGATGATGATCTCAGAAAGCACTTAGTCGTCACGTACTCTCAGCTATTCAATGAAGCTAtgttaaataaaaaaaagatccaagctttagaaaaaaaactacatattttaaaattaagagtaaaatgttttaaaaatggATATAAAATGGAAACAAGGAATGCATTATGA
- a CDS encoding dual specificity protein phosphatase, putative, which translates to MIVKVFDYIYISNVYNANNIYELIKLNIGGVLTCFDCTCIEWCQHNDINVTNKIFYKDIFVNTKKDLIKCDHINEQRKEHYDYIIFPSDIINNSNCNNNNLKDYIKSMLILKEDAYIDFDTIHMDELKNNNNNNNNNNNNNNNNNNNNNSNNNNNNNNNNNSNNSNNNNNYYCTFKNPDISNTSQHDVEQIQIHKSNSHSNIPSDNINFCNKKFDKNLSRSVEISEEDKHPENSLLYEFVNKDKLNYKINQEEDTVSSEKNKLCDNNIVHTSPIYNVCELNKCLRENKLIPYNNIYKMKHLYLNILDTFDENILNHVNNAHSFIDSVIQEKKNILIHCMAGISRCSSIILSYVSKKNKKGIEYNFNLLKSRYPFAHPNENFYRQLLLYEKMNYTLDGCTDYHNIYKKIKMNRENLEDLKILNLKNDKQPIYNFRCKHCNYVLFNDNEIIKHDFKISKIKKNYGNSCTSIFIEKKEWILTENKMKGVLNCPNVNCNIKLGKWSWTGICCSCGYLQIPAFMINSSNVDRMNISKTV; encoded by the exons ATGATTGTTAAAGTttttgattatatatatattagtaatgtatataatgcgaataatatttatgaactcataaaattaaatatcGGAGGAGTGTTAACATGTTTTGATTGTACATGTATTGAATGGTGTCAacataatgatataaaCGTGACgaataaaattttttataaagatatatttgttaacacaaaaaaagatttaataaaatgtgATCATATAAATGAGCAACGTAAAGAAcattatgattatattatttttcctagtgatattataaataatagtaattgtaataataataatttaaaggattatataaaatctatgttaatattaaaagaagatGCCTACATAGATTTTGATACAATTCATATGGACGAactaaaaaataataacaacaataataataataataataataataataataataataataataataataatagtaacaacaataataataacaacaataataataatagtaacaatagtaacaataataataattattattgtaCATTTAAAAATCCAGATATATCGAATACTTCTCAACATGATGTAGAACAGATTCAAATCCATAAAAGTAATAGTCATTCCAACATACCCTCTgacaatataaatttttgtaataaaaaatttgatAAGAATCTATCAAGAAGTGTCGAGATATCAGAAGAAGATAAGCACCCAGAAAATAGTCTTCTGTACGAATTTGTAAATAAAGacaaattaaattataaaataaatcaaGAAGAAGATACAGTATCTagtgaaaaaaataaattatgtgataataatatagtaCATACAAGtcctatatataatgtgtGTGAGCTAAATAAATGTTTAagagaaaataaattaattccttataataatatttataaaatgaaacatttatatttaaatatattagatacatttgatgaaaatattcTTAACCATGTAAATAATGCACATTCATTTATTGACAGTGTTAttcaagaaaaaaaaaatatattaatacattGTATGGCTGGAATATCAAGATGTTCATctattattttatcttatgtatcaaaaaaaaacaaaaaaggaatagaatacaattttaatttattaaaaagtaGATACCCATTTGCTCATCCCAATGAAAACTTTTATCGTCAACTCTTACTCtatgaaaaaatgaattatacTCTAGAT GGCTGCACTGATTATCACaacatttataaaaaaattaaaatgaaCAGGGAAAACTTAGAGGATTTAAAAATTcttaatttaaaaaatgataaacaaccaatatataatttccGATGCAA acATTGTAATTATGTCCTCTTCAACGACAACGAAATTATAAAACACGattttaaaatatctaaaataaaaaaaaat tATGGAAATTCTTGCACAAGTATATTcatagaaaaaaaagaatggATATTGACAGAGAATAAAATGAAAGGAGTTTTAAATTGTCCCAATgtaaat TGTAACATAAAATTAGGAAAATGGTCTTGGACTGGTATATGTTGTTCATGTGGATATTTGCAGATTCCGGCATTTATG aTAAACTCATCAAATGTTGATCGCATGAATATTTCCAAAACCGTGTAA
- a CDS encoding splicing factor 3B subunit 1, putative codes for MVNIRKNGVSRKSKSDASNKNMSYDEKDKLINIGRSEIRYVKEIDPDMSDQETENVDDDDNNNNKGRLSFNNEYYKKKEKDNININKFRNEIIECDLINNKDHMNDIDLGLIKDKSIKKRENAFQRRKYDYTLSPQRADPFADKSPSSGERTYTDIMLENKKKSKMKEASRKLSHYNKQGDITNDTKERMENENSHRSNSHDDNNNNNNNNNNYNNNNYNNTDDANSNDSDADILRGMKNEKNEKKKITYNLKSKWDVVKHEKNNLNMSNITTHGTEKCTEDSSFVLNNHKKKKISRWDKISKEQEDMKRVKLNKENNDNMNTPYISNNMNTPFISNNMNTPYISNNMNTPYISNNMNTPYISNNMNTPYISNNIKTPFTPMVDTSLLTDDLLKIKIKNEIDIRNRPLTDEDLDELLPSEGYEIVQAPEEYEAIRNNKLKTMFKNTIINTPLFPYKRKGIEDTPYEKTTNRNNNMNNENNMKNDNNMKNDNNMNLEQSTFIHTPFYELPNTSSYNNLTDQINQDEAMCELKYKQLEMNNPQLLNELKYIQLKNEDYIYFSKLFETINEEELSQEELKERKFMILLLKIKNGTPSIRRTALRTITEKVKELGPETLFNLILPLMMQNTLEDQERHLLVKVIDRILFKLDDLVRPYVHKILVVIEPLLIDEDYYARVEGREIISNLAKAAGLATMIGIMRPDIDHPDEYVRNTTARAFAVVASALGIPSLILFLKAVCQSKKSWEARHTGIKIVQQIAILMGCAVLPHLKDLVQIIAHGLHDEQQKVRTITALAVAALAEAAAPYGIEAFDSVLRPLWKGITEYRGKVLASFLKAIGLIIPLMDSYHANYYTKEVMIILINEFNSPDDEMKKIVLKCVKQCIQTEGVDKEYINEEIVNPFFEKFWVMRNSNDKKSFTLIVDTTVEIAKKIGAYSVISRIVDDLKDPSEQYRKMVMQTIQNVVNELGVDDIDQKLEEQLIDGMLYAFQEQTSEDYYILLNSFDIICNQLSIRMKPYLPQIAGILRWRLNTPLPKVRQQSADLISRITKLIKICDEKQMLGHLSLYLYEYLGEEYPEVLANIIRALKSILLVLGVQNMTPPIKDLLPRITPILKNRHEKVQENVIDLIGIIADKGGDLVSPKEWDRICFDLIELLKSNKKLIRRATIQTFGYIARTIGPFEVLTVLLNNLKVQERQLRVCTTVAIAIVADTCLPYSVLAALMNEYKTQDMNVQNGVLKALSFMFEYIGEIAKDYVYSVVTLLEHALMDRDLVHRQIATWACKHLALGCFGLNRQDALIHLLNYVWPNIFETSPHLIQAVIDSIDGFRVALGPAIIFQYLVQGIFHPSRKVREIYWKIYNNVYIGHQDSLVPIYPPFELLNDSTFVRDELRYTI; via the coding sequence ATGGTAAACATACGCAAGAATGGAGTTTCGAGAAAAAGTAAAAGTGATGCtagtaataaaaatatgagTTATGATGAGAAagataaattaattaatatagGGAGAAGCGAAATAAGATATGTTAAAGAAATTGACCCTGATATGAGCGACCAAGAAACTGAGAATGttgatgatgatgataataataataataagggACGtctttcttttaataatgaatattataagaaaaaagaaaaggacaatataaatattaataaatttagAAATGAAATTATCGAATGcgatttaataaataataaagatcATATGAATGATATAGATTTAGGATTAATTAAAGATAAATCGATCAAGAAAAGAGAAAATGCATTTcaaagaagaaaatatgatTATACTTTATCACCACAAAGAGCAGACCCGTTTGCTGATAAAAGCCCCTCCTCAGGTGAAAGGACATATACAGATATTATGTTagagaataaaaaaaaaagtaaaatgAAAGAAGCATCTAGAAAATTATCacattataataaacaaGGGGATATTACGAATGATACAAAGGAAAGAATGGAAAATGAAAACAGCCATAGGAGTAATTCAcatgatgataataataataataataataataataataattataataataataattataataatacgGATGATGCTAATAGTAATGATAGCGATGCTGATATATTAAGAGGCatgaaaaatgaaaaaaatgaaaaaaaaaaaataacatataatttaaaaagcAAATGGGATGTTGTTAAACatgaaaagaataatttaAACATGAGTAATATAACTACACATGGAACAGAAAAGTGCACAGAAGACTCTTCTTTTGTCttaaataatcataaaaagaaaaaaatttcaaGATGGGACAAAATTTCTAAAGAACAAGAGGATATGAAAAGAGTTAAActaaataaagaaaataatgataatatgaacaCACCATATATTTcgaataatatgaacacACCATTTATATcgaataatatgaacacACCATATATATcgaataatatgaacacACCATATATATcgaataatatgaatacaCCATATATTTcgaataatatgaatacaCCATATATATcgaataatattaaaacGCCATTCACGCCAATGGTTGATACTTCCTTATTAACAGATGATTTActtaaaattaaaataaaaaacgAAATCGATATAAGAAACAGACCTTTGACTGATGAAGATTTAGATGAATTATTACCTTCAGAAGGATATGAAATAGTACAAGCTCCTGAAGAATATGAAGCAATTcgtaataataaattaaagaccatgtttaaaaatacaattATTAATACTCCTCTTTTTCCATATAAGCGAAAAGGTATAGAAGATACACCATATGAAAAAACAACGAATaggaataataatatgaacaatgaaaataatatgaagaatgataataatatgaagaatgataataatatgaactTGGAACAAAGTACCTTTATACATACACCATTCTATGAACTACCAAATACATCGtcatataataatcttACAGATCAAATAAATCAAGATGAGGCCATGTGTGAATTAAAATACAAACAGCTAGAAATGAATAATCCCcaattattaaatgaattaaaatatatacaattaaaaaatgaagattatatttattttagtaaattatttgaaactataaatgaagaagaatTATCACAAgaagaattaaaagaaaggaaatttatgatattattattaaaaataaaaaatggtACGCCTTCTATACGAAGAACAGCTTTAAGAACTATAACCGAAAAAGTTAAAGAATTAGGTCCTGAAACgttatttaatttaatattaccTTTGATGATGCAAAATACATTAGAAGATCAAGAAAGACATTTATTAGTAAAAGTAATTGATcgtatattatttaaattagATGATCTTGTTAGACCATATGTACATAAAATACTTGTAGTTATTGAACCCTTATTAATAGATGAAGATTATTATGCAAGAGTTGAAGGTAGAGAAATTATAAGTAATTTAGCTAAAGCAGCAGGATTAGCAACTATGATAGGAATTATGAGACCGGATATAGATCATCCTGATGAATATGTTAGAAATACAACAGCACGAGCTTTTGCTGTAGTAGCATCAGCTTTAGGTATCCcatcattaatattatttttaaaagcAGTTTGTCAATCCAAAAAAAGTTGGGAAGCTAGACATACAGGTATAAAAATTGTACAACAAATAGCTATTTTAATGGGATGTGCTGTATTACCCCATTTAAAAGATTTAGTTCAAATTATAGCACATGGATTACATGATGAACAACAAAAAGTAAGAACCATAACAGCACTAGCTGTGGCAGCATTAGCTGAAGCAGCAGCTCCATATGGAATTGAAGCATTCGATTCTGTATTAAGACCATTATGGAAAGGTATTACCGAATATAGAGGTAAAGTTTTAGCATCCTTTTTAAAAGCCATCGGTTTAATCATACCATTAATGGATTCATATCATGcaaattattatacaaaagaagttatgattatattaattaatgaATTTAATTCACCTGATgatgaaatgaaaaaaattgtattaAAATGTGTAAAACAATGTATACAAACAGAAGGAGTAgataaagaatatataaacgAAGAAATTGTAAATCCATTTTTTGAAAAGTTTTGGGTAATGAGAAATtcaaatgataaaaaaagCTTTACATTAATTGTAGACACAACAGTTGAAATTGCCAAAAAAATAGGTGCTTATTCTGTTATATCTAGAATTGTTGACGATTTAAAAGATCCATCGGAACAATATAGAAAAATGGTTATGCAAACCATACAAAATGTTGTTAATGAATTAGGTGTAGATGATATAGATCAAAAATTAGAAGAACAATTAATAGATGGTATGTTATATGCTTTCCAAGAACAAACTTCTGaagattattatattttattaaattcatTTGATATTATTTGTAATCAATTAAGTATTAGAATGAAGCCATATTTACCACAAATCGCTGGAATACTTAGATGGAGATTAAATACACCTTTACCAAAAGTAAGACAACAAAGTGCGGACCTTATTTCAAGGATTACGAaacttataaaaatatgtgaTGAAAAACAAATGTTAGGACATCTTTCTTTATATCTATATGAATACTTAGGTGAAGAATATCCAGAAGTATTAGCCAATATTATTAGAGCTTTGAAATCTATCTTATTAGTATTAGGTGTACAAAATATGACACCACCTATTAAAGATCTCTTACCAAGAATTACACCCATCCTAAAAAATAGACATGAAAAAGTACAAGAAAATGTTATAGATTTGATAGGTATCATAGCAGACAAGGGAGGAGATCTAGTCTCTCCAAAAGAATGGGATAGAATATGTTTCGATTTAATAGAGTTATTAAAAtctaataaaaaattaattagAAGAGCTACTATACAAACATTTGGATATATTGCACGTACCATTGGACCATTTGAAGTTCTTACTGTtctattaaataatttaaaagtTCAAGAACGACAACTAAGAGTCTGTACAACGGTAGCTATAGCCATCGTTGCAGATACTTGTTTACCATATTCGGTTCTTGCCGCTTTAAtgaatgaatataaaacaCAAGATATGAATGTACAAAATGGTGTCCTTAAAGCCTTATCATTTATGTTTGAATATATAGGAGAAATAGCTAAGGATTATGTCTATTCAGTTGTCACATTATTAGAACATGCATTAATGGATAGAGATCTTGTACACAGACAAATAGCAACTTGGGCATGTAAGCATTTAGCTTTAGGTTGTTTTGGTTTAAATCGTCAAGATGCattaatacatttattaaattatgtCTGGCCCAACATTTTTGAAACATCTCCACATCTAATACAAGCAGTAATAGATTCTATTGATGGATTCAGAGTTGCTCTAGGACCAGCTATTATTTTTCAGTATCTTGTTCAGGGAATATTTCATCCATCTAGAAAGGTTAGAGAAATATAttggaaaatatataataacgTTTACATAGGTCATCAGGATAGTTTGGTTCCTATATACCCGCCGTTTGAATTGTTAAATGATAGTACCTTTGTGAGGGATGAGTTAAGGTATActatatga